A segment of the Carya illinoinensis cultivar Pawnee chromosome 1, C.illinoinensisPawnee_v1, whole genome shotgun sequence genome:
CGGTGAGTTTCTTTTATGCTCCAtcactctctctcgctctctctcgctctctatctctctctgtctctctctgtaaCTCATTCGTTTCTGAACGAAAACAATTGGTCGTATCGCTTGTAATTTTGGGGTTGATAGATGTATCtagtttagttgttttacgttgtggtctttgattttaaaatgtacCTCTCGTGATTTACACTTATGGATTTTATAGTTTGCttataaaaggggaaaaaatggaaaaagatttatttttggCTACTGGTTCTGCTTAAGCACGATTTTCCTGCAACATTGGTGCTTCAATCCTACAAATACACATGTAAATGCATATACAAAAACTCTGTAATTGTTGCTGCCATTTCGGGGAGGTAAAAGTTTgataaaaatcaaaactttgatttataatgaaaaaaaggaGTGGTAAATGGGATCCACATTGTTTGTGAGTGATAAGTTTTGCagtttataatcattttaaggGACTCCAATGCTCACATTGATTagttctttttactttttaaattcatATGTGACTTGAGCTTTCCTTGGATAGTTACAGGACAaaacttaattttctttcttgtgaagTGATGGAAAGCTAGACACAGAAAATTGGAACTAGAAACTTGATTTAAGTTTGCATGGTGATAGTTGATTACCATGGGGCAATAATTGCAACTACCATGTATCATTGCCTTATATCCATCAAAATAGATACCATTTTTATTAATGCTCAGAACCTGCAAACAAAGTTGTCAGATACGGGTATATCCCACATACTTCTCCCACGAATAACTTCACAGGAAAGGGAATATTAGTAACACCACACATCAGATTCTGGCATACTTTTTAGGTTGTTTCAATATCCCTACATTCATTGGAGCAAGCCTAAGCCATCCGATCACTTTGGAAGATCCAAGGCAGTCAACTGTACCTAATTAATGTaggaagaaaaactaaagattGTGGACTATATATTGCTCACAAAAATTTGGCAAGACCACATATCAAGAGGCATATCAAAATTAAGGTCGACAAGTATGCACATGTTCTAGAAGGCTTTTCATTGGTTGAATAAGTAGCAAACATGGAGGGAAAAAgagcaagaaaggaaaaataaaaaataaatcaatgcaATAAAAAGGGTAACTTTTATCGAATATGTAATGTGCCAGGAATTCCATAGattcaaaacttaaaattatgCTAGCTTGAATTAAACACTGACAACACCATTCCATACCAACCTTATTGAGGTAATTCATCTGAGTGATGACACATGTAGCCACAGCCAACATGAAAAACCATGTCTCTGGATATATTAACAGATTCTTTCCCTCGAAAGTTAACTTTAGTGAAGTTCCAAGGGCTTTCACACTCATCACCTGTGCATATATGGGTGATTACACTaacgggaagaagaaaaaaagactgcatgtgtaagttttttttttttttgttttttttttttaaagaaaagaggaTGAATACCAACACTTAGATTAAAATATTGAGTAACATGAACATCCAGATAAGAAAAGGTCTACCAATAAAATTGACTATCAATTAAGTCTTGtcggaaatatataaaaactcaaGCTGCTCTAAAACTCTGATTTCATTGAAAcaatctcaccatccaaacatacaacaacagaaaattcaaaacaaaattggGAAATAGATATAAAAACTATGCTTAGGAAGCATTCTCCTTTTTCAGTTTTGCGAGCTCTTGCCTTACCAGTCCAGCCCTCTTAATCTTTGCCAACATAAGTTTGAACCTATCAAAGTCAGTTAGAGAAGCCCTTCTCTTTTGAACAATTAACTTTCTGCCCCAGGAACTATTCTCCCACTTCTTCTTAACATCAGCTTTCTCCATAGCATCAAGCAATTCCTTCTTCTTAGGAACCCTCTTAATGTCAATTTTAAGGTCAGTGAGAGAGAGCCTCTTGAAATTCATTTGGGATCTTTCCATATCAGGGGCATCCACGAGAGCTTGGTTCTGGTCGATGACATCGACGAGAACAACGAGGTTGCCATAGTCTTCGCCGTAGTTGACGAGGGCGACCCTCCCGATCATTTCAACCAGCAGGGAAAG
Coding sequences within it:
- the LOC122293212 gene encoding 60S ribosomal protein L14-1-like encodes the protein MIGRVALVNYGEDYGNLVVLVDVIDQNQALVDAPDMERSQMNFKRLSLTDLKIDIKRVPKKKELLDAMEKADVKKKWTDFDRFKLMLAKIKRAGLVRQELAKLKKENAS